One region of Mycolicibacterium insubricum genomic DNA includes:
- a CDS encoding MetQ/NlpA family ABC transporter substrate-binding protein, with protein MQRDPTDPLWLPPKPRRPRSLLIAGSLLAVALVAGVVFSLFGGPSALVRVDGGPGGTVVTIGTTEAAADFWPVLRRLAAAEGITIRIVSFSDYAAPNPALAQKQVDLNLFQHLVFLAGYNVSAGQNLVPVGSTVVVPLGVYSKRYKSVATIPAGSQVAVPNDPTNQARALLVLQQAGLIKLRGGGSVVSTPADIDAHASRVSVVPLGAQQTVAALPSVAAAVINNGFAMDADIDPSSAIYADDPNTPQARPYINAFVARAQDRDNPVYRRIVELYHDPEVTRVVVAQSRNTAVIVDLPGRELEQITTDLEEVLRGGKS; from the coding sequence GTGCAGCGGGACCCGACCGATCCGCTGTGGCTGCCGCCGAAACCCCGGCGGCCCCGCTCGCTGCTGATCGCCGGATCGCTGTTGGCCGTCGCGCTGGTCGCCGGAGTGGTGTTCTCGCTGTTCGGCGGTCCGAGTGCGCTGGTGCGCGTCGACGGCGGCCCCGGCGGCACCGTGGTGACGATCGGTACCACCGAGGCCGCGGCCGACTTCTGGCCGGTGCTGCGGCGGCTGGCCGCCGCCGAGGGCATCACCATCCGTATCGTCAGTTTCAGCGACTACGCCGCCCCCAACCCCGCCCTCGCGCAGAAACAGGTCGACCTCAACCTGTTCCAGCACCTGGTGTTCCTGGCGGGCTACAACGTCTCGGCCGGACAGAACCTGGTGCCGGTCGGGTCGACGGTCGTCGTCCCGCTGGGCGTGTACTCCAAGCGCTACAAGTCCGTCGCGACGATCCCGGCCGGCTCCCAGGTCGCGGTGCCCAACGATCCGACAAACCAGGCCCGCGCGCTGCTGGTGCTGCAACAGGCCGGCCTGATCAAGCTGCGCGGCGGGGGCAGCGTGGTGTCCACCCCGGCCGACATCGACGCGCACGCGTCCCGGGTGAGTGTGGTGCCGCTGGGCGCCCAGCAGACCGTCGCCGCGTTACCGTCGGTGGCCGCGGCCGTCATCAACAACGGCTTCGCCATGGACGCCGACATCGACCCGTCCTCGGCCATCTACGCCGACGACCCCAACACACCGCAGGCGCGGCCCTACATCAATGCGTTCGTCGCCCGCGCGCAGGACCGCGACAACCCGGTGTACCGACGGATCGTCGAGCTCTACCACGATCCGGAGGTGACCCGGGTGGTGGTTGCGCAGTCGCGCAACACCGCCGTCATCGTCGACCTGCCGGGACGGGAGTTGGAGCAAATAACCACCGATCTGGAGGAGGTGCTGCGCGGTGGGAAGTCCTGA
- a CDS encoding DUF3618 domain-containing protein: MVDRDPEVIKAEIESTRTQLAATVDTLADRANPRRIADDAKSKAVAFLNQPAVKLTVAGVVALVLLLAIRRVRTRRMLRSSLV, from the coding sequence GTGGTGGATCGGGATCCCGAGGTCATCAAGGCCGAGATCGAATCGACGCGCACTCAGCTGGCCGCCACCGTCGACACTTTGGCCGACCGGGCCAATCCGCGCCGCATCGCCGACGACGCCAAGTCGAAGGCGGTGGCCTTCCTCAACCAGCCCGCGGTGAAGCTGACGGTGGCCGGGGTGGTGGCGTTGGTGTTGCTGCTGGCGATCCGCCGGGTGCGCACGCGCCGCATGCTGCGCAGCAGCCTCGTCTGA
- the bcp gene encoding thioredoxin-dependent thiol peroxidase yields the protein MTENVRLQPGDKAPAFALPDADGNVVKLSDYAGRKVIVYFYPAAMTPGCTKQACDFRDNLAELNGAGLDVIAVSPDKPEKLAKFRDRDGLTFPLLSDPDRKVLTAWGAFGEKKLYGKVVTGVIRSTFLVDEKGKIELAQYNVKATGHVAKLRRDLGV from the coding sequence ATGACCGAGAACGTTCGTCTGCAACCGGGCGACAAGGCCCCTGCATTTGCGCTGCCCGACGCCGACGGCAACGTCGTCAAGCTCTCCGACTACGCCGGACGCAAGGTGATCGTCTACTTCTACCCCGCCGCGATGACCCCGGGCTGCACCAAGCAGGCCTGCGACTTCCGAGACAATCTGGCTGAGTTGAACGGCGCCGGTCTCGACGTCATCGCCGTCTCCCCGGACAAGCCGGAGAAGCTGGCGAAATTCCGTGACCGCGACGGCCTGACCTTCCCGCTGCTGAGCGACCCGGACCGCAAGGTGTTGACCGCGTGGGGCGCGTTCGGCGAGAAGAAGCTCTACGGCAAGGTCGTCACCGGGGTGATCCGGTCCACCTTCCTGGTCGACGAGAAGGGCAAGATCGAGCTCGCCCAGTACAACGTGAAGGCGACCGGTCACGTCGCCAAGCTGCGCCGCGACCTGGGCGTCTAG